In Candidatus Dormiibacterota bacterium, a single window of DNA contains:
- a CDS encoding methylmalonyl-CoA mutase family protein gives GEEIGVTATVDPLGGSYYVEALTDELQRRAAALIAEIDSRGGAVACIESGWMQEQIQSEAYRAERAVVSGEKVVVGVNRHTETDEADPTPIFRPDMRAMNEQLERLRAHRAARDGAAVRASLEALGAAARDPSADLMPPILDAVRAYATLGEICGSLREVFGGYRPPVSI, from the coding sequence CGGCGAGGAGATCGGGGTCACCGCCACCGTCGACCCCCTCGGCGGCTCGTATTACGTCGAGGCGCTCACCGACGAGCTGCAGCGCCGGGCCGCGGCGCTGATCGCCGAGATCGACAGCCGCGGCGGCGCCGTCGCCTGCATCGAGTCGGGGTGGATGCAGGAGCAGATCCAGTCCGAGGCCTACCGTGCCGAGCGGGCGGTGGTGAGCGGCGAGAAGGTCGTGGTCGGCGTGAACCGCCACACCGAGACCGACGAGGCCGACCCGACGCCGATCTTCCGGCCGGACATGCGGGCGATGAACGAGCAGCTGGAGCGGCTCCGCGCGCACCGTGCGGCCCGCGACGGCGCTGCGGTCCGGGCCAGCCTCGAGGCGCTCGGCGCGGCCGCTCGCGACCCGTCGGCCGACCTGATGCCGCCGATCCTCGACGCGGTGCGGGCCTACGCCACCCTCGGCGAGATCTGCGGGAGCCTCCGCGAGGTGTTCGGCGGCTACCGCCCGCCGGTGTCGATCTGA